The Coffea eugenioides isolate CCC68of unplaced genomic scaffold, Ceug_1.0 ScVebR1_168;HRSCAF=679, whole genome shotgun sequence genome contains a region encoding:
- the LOC113755747 gene encoding uncharacterized protein LOC113755747 has protein sequence MDASVQQRHALGGGLLRNTDVNLVFAFYKEFSESNALMAESLSLMHGLLLRLERQVQNLLVEVNSETLVRLLLSRVVGKWPLFNVLRRIRGLLSDSSSSIRHVYREVNSTADKLARQVCGCRTIISLPPTYIFLSRLEHRNF, from the coding sequence ATGGATGCCAGTGTTCAACAAAGGCACGCATTGGGAGGAGGCCTCCTTCGCAATACGGATGTGAACCTGGTTTTCGCCTTTTACAAGGAATTCAGCGAGTCAAATGCTTTGATGGCTGAAAGTCTGTCATTGATGCATGGTCTTTTATTACGCTTGGAAAGACAAGTCCAAAACTTGCTGGTAGAGGTAAACTCAGAGACTCTTGTTCGCTTACTCCTTTCTAGGGTGGTAGGCAAATGGCCACTCTTTAATGTTCTTAGAAGAATACGTGGTCTGCTTTCGGACTCCTCTTCATCAATAAGGCATGTTTATAGGGAAGTTAATAGTACAGCGGACAAGCTGGCCAGGCAGGTCTGCGGCTGCCGCACGATAATTTCTCTCCCTCCTACCTACATCTTCCTGAGTCGGTTAGAACATCGCAACTTCTAG